A window from Canis lupus baileyi chromosome 4, mCanLup2.hap1, whole genome shotgun sequence encodes these proteins:
- the RAB24 gene encoding ras-related protein Rab-24 isoform X2, protein MSGQRVDVKVVMLGKEYVGKTSLVERYVHDRFLVGPYQNTIGAAFVAKVMSVGDRTVTLGIWDTAGSERYEAMSRIYYRGAKAAIVCYDLTDSSSFERAKFWVKELRNLEEGCQIYLCGTKSDLLEEDRRRRRVDFHDVQDYADSSCSQLPRDIKAQLFETSSKTGQSVDELFQKVAEDYVSVAAFQVMTGEAARTILPSCHSVLMM, encoded by the exons ATGAGCGGGCAGCGCGTGGACGTCAAGGTGGTGATGCTGGGCAAGGAGTACGTGGGCAAGACAAGCTTGGTGGAACGATACGTGCACGACCGCTTCCTGGTGGGGCCCTATCAGAAC ACCATCGGGGCTGCCTTCGTGGCCAAGGTGATGTCCGTTGGAGACCGGACGGTGACTTTAGGTATTTGG GACACAGCAGGCTCTGAGCGCTACGAGGCCATGAGCCGGATCTACTACCGGGGAGCGAAGGCTGCCATCGTCTGCTATG ACCTGACGGACAGTAGCAGTTTTGAGCGGGCAAAGTTCTGGGTGAAGGAACTGCGCAACCTAGAGGAG GGTTGTCAGATCTACCTGTGTGGCACCAAGAGTGACCTGCTGGAGGAGGACAGGCGGCGTCGACGTGTGGACTTCCACGATGTCCAGGACTACGCAGACAGTAGCTGTTCTCAGctccccaggg ATATCAAAGCTCAGCTCTTTGAAACATCCAGCAAGACAGGCCAGAGTGTGG ACGAGCTCTTCCAGAAAGTGGCAGAGGATTACGTCAGTGTGGCTGCCTTCCAGGTGATGACAG GGGAAGCTGCCAGGACCATACTTCCTTCCTGCCATTCTGTTCTCATGATGTGA
- the RAB24 gene encoding ras-related protein Rab-24 isoform X1 has translation MSGQRVDVKVVMLGKEYVGKTSLVERYVHDRFLVGPYQNTIGAAFVAKVMSVGDRTVTLGIWDTAGSERYEAMSRIYYRGAKAAIVCYDLTDSSSFERAKFWVKELRNLEEGCQIYLCGTKSDLLEEDRRRRRVDFHDVQDYADSSCSQLPRDIKAQLFETSSKTGQSVDELFQKVAEDYVSVAAFQVMTEDKGVDLGQKANPYFYSCCHH, from the exons ATGAGCGGGCAGCGCGTGGACGTCAAGGTGGTGATGCTGGGCAAGGAGTACGTGGGCAAGACAAGCTTGGTGGAACGATACGTGCACGACCGCTTCCTGGTGGGGCCCTATCAGAAC ACCATCGGGGCTGCCTTCGTGGCCAAGGTGATGTCCGTTGGAGACCGGACGGTGACTTTAGGTATTTGG GACACAGCAGGCTCTGAGCGCTACGAGGCCATGAGCCGGATCTACTACCGGGGAGCGAAGGCTGCCATCGTCTGCTATG ACCTGACGGACAGTAGCAGTTTTGAGCGGGCAAAGTTCTGGGTGAAGGAACTGCGCAACCTAGAGGAG GGTTGTCAGATCTACCTGTGTGGCACCAAGAGTGACCTGCTGGAGGAGGACAGGCGGCGTCGACGTGTGGACTTCCACGATGTCCAGGACTACGCAGACAGTAGCTGTTCTCAGctccccaggg ATATCAAAGCTCAGCTCTTTGAAACATCCAGCAAGACAGGCCAGAGTGTGG ACGAGCTCTTCCAGAAAGTGGCAGAGGATTACGTCAGTGTGGCTGCCTTCCAGGTGATGACAG AGGACAAGGGCGTGGACCTGGGCCAGAAGGCAAACCCCTACTTCTACAGCTGTTGTCATCACTGA
- the RAB24 gene encoding ras-related protein Rab-24 isoform X4, with the protein MSGQRVDVKVVMLGKEYVGKTSLVERYVHDRFLVGPYQNTIGAAFVAKVMSVGDRTVTLGIWDTAGSERYEAMSRIYYRGAKAAIVCYDLTDSSSFERAKFWVKELRNLEEGCQIYLCGTKSDLLEEDRRRRRVDFHDVQDYADNIKAQLFETSSKTGQSVDELFQKVAEDYVSVAAFQVMTEDKGVDLGQKANPYFYSCCHH; encoded by the exons ATGAGCGGGCAGCGCGTGGACGTCAAGGTGGTGATGCTGGGCAAGGAGTACGTGGGCAAGACAAGCTTGGTGGAACGATACGTGCACGACCGCTTCCTGGTGGGGCCCTATCAGAAC ACCATCGGGGCTGCCTTCGTGGCCAAGGTGATGTCCGTTGGAGACCGGACGGTGACTTTAGGTATTTGG GACACAGCAGGCTCTGAGCGCTACGAGGCCATGAGCCGGATCTACTACCGGGGAGCGAAGGCTGCCATCGTCTGCTATG ACCTGACGGACAGTAGCAGTTTTGAGCGGGCAAAGTTCTGGGTGAAGGAACTGCGCAACCTAGAGGAG GGTTGTCAGATCTACCTGTGTGGCACCAAGAGTGACCTGCTGGAGGAGGACAGGCGGCGTCGACGTGTGGACTTCCACGATGTCCAGGACTACGCAGACA ATATCAAAGCTCAGCTCTTTGAAACATCCAGCAAGACAGGCCAGAGTGTGG ACGAGCTCTTCCAGAAAGTGGCAGAGGATTACGTCAGTGTGGCTGCCTTCCAGGTGATGACAG AGGACAAGGGCGTGGACCTGGGCCAGAAGGCAAACCCCTACTTCTACAGCTGTTGTCATCACTGA
- the RAB24 gene encoding ras-related protein Rab-24 isoform X5, which yields MSGQRVDVKVVMLGKEYVGKTSLVERYVHDRFLVGPYQNTIGAAFVAKVMSVGDRTVTLGIWDTAGSERYEAMSRIYYRGAKAAIVCYDLTDSSSFERAKFWVKELRNLEEGCQIYLCGTKSDLLEEDRRRRRVDFHDVQDYADNIKAQLFETSSKTGQSVDELFQKVAEDYVSVAAFQVMTGEAARTILPSCHSVLMM from the exons ATGAGCGGGCAGCGCGTGGACGTCAAGGTGGTGATGCTGGGCAAGGAGTACGTGGGCAAGACAAGCTTGGTGGAACGATACGTGCACGACCGCTTCCTGGTGGGGCCCTATCAGAAC ACCATCGGGGCTGCCTTCGTGGCCAAGGTGATGTCCGTTGGAGACCGGACGGTGACTTTAGGTATTTGG GACACAGCAGGCTCTGAGCGCTACGAGGCCATGAGCCGGATCTACTACCGGGGAGCGAAGGCTGCCATCGTCTGCTATG ACCTGACGGACAGTAGCAGTTTTGAGCGGGCAAAGTTCTGGGTGAAGGAACTGCGCAACCTAGAGGAG GGTTGTCAGATCTACCTGTGTGGCACCAAGAGTGACCTGCTGGAGGAGGACAGGCGGCGTCGACGTGTGGACTTCCACGATGTCCAGGACTACGCAGACA ATATCAAAGCTCAGCTCTTTGAAACATCCAGCAAGACAGGCCAGAGTGTGG ACGAGCTCTTCCAGAAAGTGGCAGAGGATTACGTCAGTGTGGCTGCCTTCCAGGTGATGACAG GGGAAGCTGCCAGGACCATACTTCCTTCCTGCCATTCTGTTCTCATGATGTGA
- the RAB24 gene encoding ras-related protein Rab-24 isoform X3: MSGQRVDVKVVMLGKEYVGKTSLVERYVHDRFLVGPYQNTIGAAFVAKVMSVGDRTVTLGIWDTAGSERYEAMSRIYYRGAKAAIVCYDLTDSSSFERAKFWVKELRNLEEGCQIYLCGTKSDLLEEDRRRRRVDFHDVQDYADSSCSQLPRDIKAQLFETSSKTGQSVDELFQKVAEDYVSVAAFQVMTATSGPAAMALGSSAES, encoded by the exons ATGAGCGGGCAGCGCGTGGACGTCAAGGTGGTGATGCTGGGCAAGGAGTACGTGGGCAAGACAAGCTTGGTGGAACGATACGTGCACGACCGCTTCCTGGTGGGGCCCTATCAGAAC ACCATCGGGGCTGCCTTCGTGGCCAAGGTGATGTCCGTTGGAGACCGGACGGTGACTTTAGGTATTTGG GACACAGCAGGCTCTGAGCGCTACGAGGCCATGAGCCGGATCTACTACCGGGGAGCGAAGGCTGCCATCGTCTGCTATG ACCTGACGGACAGTAGCAGTTTTGAGCGGGCAAAGTTCTGGGTGAAGGAACTGCGCAACCTAGAGGAG GGTTGTCAGATCTACCTGTGTGGCACCAAGAGTGACCTGCTGGAGGAGGACAGGCGGCGTCGACGTGTGGACTTCCACGATGTCCAGGACTACGCAGACAGTAGCTGTTCTCAGctccccaggg ATATCAAAGCTCAGCTCTTTGAAACATCCAGCAAGACAGGCCAGAGTGTGG ACGAGCTCTTCCAGAAAGTGGCAGAGGATTACGTCAGTGTGGCTGCCTTCCAGGTGATGACAG CAACCTCTGGCCCTGCTGCAATGGCCCTAGGAAGCTCAGCTGAGAGCTAA